One Methanobrevibacter arboriphilus JCM 13429 = DSM 1125 DNA segment encodes these proteins:
- a CDS encoding class II aldolase/adducin family protein, translating into MSDKDDNIKSVVDVSKYLFGRKLVSGKAGNVSARFNDNGMDVIAITPTMKSLGKVKEEEIILIDIDGNNLTKGTPSSEIYLHLAIYKEKDDIGAIVHTHSPFATGFAFSNKRIKRLEGFGEIISPYLAEIEYERPGSDELAVKSAEALKNEDVLILKNHGVISTGKNIEEACSLAEFVEDIAKTQFISHTLNLSDSF; encoded by the coding sequence ATGAGTGATAAAGATGATAATATTAAAAGTGTTGTTGATGTTTCGAAATATCTTTTTGGGCGTAAATTAGTTTCTGGAAAAGCTGGAAATGTCAGCGCTAGATTTAATGATAATGGAATGGATGTTATAGCTATTACTCCTACTATGAAGTCATTAGGTAAAGTAAAAGAAGAAGAAATAATATTAATTGATATTGATGGGAACAATTTAACTAAAGGAACTCCTTCTTCTGAAATATACTTACATCTAGCTATATATAAAGAAAAAGATGACATTGGTGCAATTGTTCATACTCATTCTCCTTTTGCAACAGGTTTTGCATTTTCTAACAAACGGATAAAAAGGTTAGAGGGTTTTGGTGAAATAATTTCCCCATACTTGGCAGAAATTGAATATGAAAGACCTGGAAGTGATGAATTAGCTGTTAAATCTGCTGAAGCACTTAAAAATGAAGACGTACTGATTTTAAAAAATCATGGAGTTATATCAACAGGAAAAAATATTGAAGAAGCCTGTTCATTAGCGGAATTTGTTGAAGATATAGCTAAAACTCAATTCATTTCACATACTTTGAATCTATCAGATTCATTTTAA
- a CDS encoding UPF0147 family protein, translating to MSNDIFNEVSEILKHIMENPSVPRNIRRAADESNTLLNNKEEDETVRASAVILILDEISNDPNIPIHARTLIWEVLSKLESIKTN from the coding sequence ATGAGTAACGATATTTTTAACGAAGTTTCTGAGATTTTAAAACATATTATGGAAAATCCGAGTGTACCTCGTAACATTAGAAGAGCTGCTGATGAGTCTAATACACTACTTAACAATAAAGAAGAAGATGAAACTGTAAGAGCAAGTGCAGTTATCTTAATATTAGATGAAATTAGTAACGACCCAAATATACCTATTCATGCTAGAACCCTTATTTGGGAAGTTTTAAGTAAATTAGAGTCAATTAAAACAAATTAA
- a CDS encoding Zn-ribbon domain-containing OB-fold protein has protein sequence MSDIVRTWRHIQQRYNLIGSKCTNCDGVYFPPRVICPKCRRKGKIENIQFSGKGKIHSFSIVETPTDDFKTIAPYAVAIIDLEEGARLTSQLVDCDLNEIEIGDPVEMVFRKIREDGEDGVISYGFKFKPIK, from the coding sequence ATGTCTGATATTGTAAGAACTTGGCGTCATATTCAACAAAGGTACAATCTCATTGGATCAAAATGTACTAACTGTGATGGGGTTTACTTCCCTCCACGAGTCATATGTCCAAAATGTAGGAGAAAAGGTAAGATTGAAAATATTCAATTTAGTGGAAAAGGTAAAATACATAGTTTTTCCATTGTTGAAACTCCAACTGATGATTTTAAAACTATTGCTCCATACGCAGTAGCTATAATTGATTTAGAAGAAGGCGCAAGACTCACATCTCAGCTTGTAGATTGTGATCTTAATGAAATAGAGATTGGGGATCCTGTTGAAATGGTATTTCGAAAGATTAGGGAAGATGGAGAAGACGGAGTAATCTCTTATGGATTCAAATTTAAACCAATCAAATAA
- the cfbA gene encoding sirohydrochlorin nickelochelatase, whose translation MDSNLNQSNNSEGCTNYKNLNISENSLSTDFGVLLISHGSSLPYAEETFKDILEKYLSLTGHNTEVGYMKVAKPSISEAIDNLLDRNNNIKRIIAMPVFLAPGIHTNIDIPIILGLEPKETDPRCPDGNYPEDHYLMESKPINFNGEIDLIGCIGPDPQIISIINKKIESAISKSNSDINSDKTGVLLVSHGSRLNYNREFITDIYNQYKSQTDYSVSQGFMELCEPTIAQSINSMLESKDLDRIIVVPVFLAPGVHTKRDIPTILGILEDEDINNTHFSNDHSHSHVHSHDYSHDHSHDHAHGGLVEFDGEILYTEPLGSDDIIIKILKNRIESNI comes from the coding sequence ATGGATTCAAATTTAAACCAATCAAATAATTCTGAAGGATGTACGAATTATAAAAATTTGAATATTTCAGAGAATTCACTTTCAACTGATTTTGGTGTATTGCTTATTAGTCATGGAAGCAGTTTACCTTATGCAGAAGAAACTTTTAAAGATATACTTGAAAAATATCTATCTTTAACTGGTCATAATACTGAAGTTGGATATATGAAGGTTGCTAAACCATCTATTTCTGAAGCTATTGATAATTTATTGGATAGGAATAATAACATAAAAAGAATCATTGCTATGCCAGTATTTTTAGCTCCAGGTATTCACACTAATATAGATATACCAATAATTTTAGGGCTTGAACCTAAAGAAACTGATCCAAGATGTCCTGATGGAAATTATCCTGAAGATCATTACTTGATGGAGTCAAAACCTATCAACTTCAATGGTGAAATTGATTTAATTGGTTGTATAGGTCCTGATCCACAGATAATTAGTATTATAAATAAAAAGATTGAATCAGCTATTTCTAAATCTAACAGTGATATAAATTCAGATAAGACAGGTGTTTTACTTGTAAGCCATGGAAGTAGGTTAAATTATAATCGTGAATTTATTACAGATATATATAATCAATATAAATCTCAGACTGACTATTCTGTTTCTCAAGGTTTCATGGAACTTTGTGAACCTACTATTGCACAATCTATTAATAGCATGCTTGAAAGTAAAGATTTAGATAGAATAATTGTTGTTCCTGTATTTTTAGCTCCAGGTGTTCACACCAAAAGAGATATACCTACTATTCTAGGTATTTTGGAGGATGAAGATATAAACAATACTCATTTTTCCAATGATCATTCTCACTCTCATGTCCATTCTCATGATTATAGCCATGATCACTCTCATGATCATGCTCATGGAGGCCTTGTTGAGTTTGATGGAGAGATATTATATACAGAACCACTAGGTTCTGATGATATTATAATTAAAATTCTTAAAAATAGAATTGAAAGCAATATATAA
- the cfbA gene encoding sirohydrochlorin nickelochelatase, whose amino-acid sequence MSEGKSNFNSNNTGILLMSHGSRLPLSSETINKLAEMYRQETNFKVGVGYMEIHEPNIPDALDILVKDTEIDTVIAVPVFLAHGMHTTRDIPKILRLNEENNGEDSHNHNHHSHNHENNEESSHSHHHHHELEKINFDGKIIYTEPLGADPLVLEIIKNRVNNALNQQ is encoded by the coding sequence ATGTCAGAAGGAAAATCAAATTTTAACTCTAATAATACTGGAATTTTACTTATGAGTCATGGAAGTAGGTTACCCTTATCTAGTGAAACTATAAATAAGTTAGCTGAAATGTATAGGCAAGAAACTAATTTTAAAGTTGGTGTAGGATATATGGAAATTCATGAACCCAATATTCCTGATGCATTAGATATTTTAGTTAAAGATACTGAAATTGATACTGTAATAGCCGTTCCAGTATTTTTAGCTCATGGAATGCACACTACGAGAGATATTCCTAAAATATTGCGTCTAAATGAAGAAAATAATGGGGAAGACTCTCACAATCACAATCATCATAGCCATAATCATGAAAATAATGAGGAAAGCTCTCATAGTCATCATCACCATCATGAATTAGAAAAAATAAATTTTGATGGAAAAATTATTTATACTGAACCATTAGGAGCAGACCCATTAGTTCTTGAGATAATAAAAAATAGAGTTAATAATGCTTTAAACCAACAATAA